In one Arachis duranensis cultivar V14167 chromosome 9, aradu.V14167.gnm2.J7QH, whole genome shotgun sequence genomic region, the following are encoded:
- the LOC107466419 gene encoding uncharacterized protein At5g64816, with the protein SCILLETGEIWWSLLGAAIPVLVAGQAFRLKARHAEEQKLKSARGRERSSDEIFVCERVCTSKRMLKKVGSFSKDPIPDTCVTVCGVSDLDACADACVRTVCVNQHQVPNWNDICLRRCQSECLKLSSQSS; encoded by the coding sequence AGTTGTATTCTCTTGGAGACGGGAGAAATTTGGTGGTCGCTTTTGGGCGCTGCAATCCCTGTGCTTGTTGCCGGACAAGCTTTTCGGCTCAAGGCAAGGCACGCAGAAGAGCAGAAGTTGAAGAGTGCAAGGGGAAGAGAAAGGAGTTCGGATGAGATCTTTGTCTGTGAAAGGGTCTGCACTTCAAAGAGGATGTTGAAGAAGGTTGGTTCGTTCTCAAAGGATCCCATTCCTGACACCTGTGTCACCGTGTGCGGTGTGTCTGATCTTGATGCATGTGCTGATGCGTGCGTGCGCACTGTTTGTGTTAACCAGCATCAAGTGCCTAACTGGAACGACATATGCCTTAGAAGATGCCAAAGTGAATGCCTGAAACTCTCTTCTCAATCTTCTTAG
- the LOC107466445 gene encoding acid phosphatase 1 translates to MRKSLVHSLVFMCLLIPLAVADWNILNQKTKRGLKISLKNYCEAWRMNVELHNIRGFEVVPEECTEYIGKYMKGTQYSVDSERTTEECLVYVSTSCNLIKDGKDAWIFDIDDTLLSTVPFYKDNLYGGKKLNLTSLEEWMSKSKAKALDDSLKLFNALKSRGIQIILISSRREHLRSATIDNLVNVGYYGWTSLIMRAPANELVSVQKYKSDVRKQLVSNGYRIWGILGDQYSSIQGPPSSIRTFKLPNPMYYVA, encoded by the exons ATGAGGAAGTCACTTGTGCATTCTTTGGTTTTCATGTGCCTTTTGATTCCTTTGGCAGTTGCAGATTGGAACATATTGAATCAGAAGACAAAGAGAGGATTGAAGATCAGCTTGAAGAACTACTGTGAAGCTTGGAGGATGAATGTGGAGCTTCATAACATTAGAGGTTTTGAAGTTGTGCCTGAAGAATGCACTGAATACATTGGAAAATACATGAAGGGAACTCAGTACTCAGTGGACTCTGAGAGGACAACTGAAGAATGCCTGGTTTATGTCAGCACCAGCTGCAATCTAATAAAAGATGGCAAAGATGCATGGATTTTTGACATTGATGATACTTTGCTCTCTACAGTTCCTTTCTACAAGGATAACCTATACGG GGGAAAGAAGCTAAATTTGACATCATTGGAGGAGTGGATGAGCAAGAGCAAGGCGAAAGCTCTTGACGACTCATTGAAGCTTTTCAATGCACTTAAATCCAGAGGAATTCAGATCATCTTGATTTCTTCAAGGAGGGAGCATCTAAGGTCTGCTACAATTGACAACCTTGTCAATGTTGGTTATTATGGTTGGACAAGTCTTATCATGAG AGCACCTGCTAATGAGTTAGTATCAGTACAAAAATACAAATCTGATGTGAGAAAACAACTGGTTAGTAATGGCTACCGCATTTGGGGAATTTTGGGTGATCAATACAGCAGCATTCAAGGGCCTCCAAGCAGCATAAGAACATTTAAACTTCCAAATCCAATGTACTATGTTGCCTAA